From the genome of Pedobacter sp. MC2016-14, one region includes:
- the thiD gene encoding bifunctional hydroxymethylpyrimidine kinase/phosphomethylpyrimidine kinase has product MDNFSYPIVLSIAGSDSGGGAGIQADIKTISALGCFATTAITAVTVQNTLGLSAIHPIPVDFVKAQIKAVMDDLRPSAIKIGMVHSAELAIGIAEALNEYQHVPVVFDPVMVASSGDSLVESGTIATFKHYLFPLTQLLTPNLDEAALLAQMDIEHVEDMKNAAVKILMSGVNAVLIKGGHLKGSELIDIYRDKDGNERTFSSTAIESLNTHGTGCSLSSAIASYVALGHDMEAAIAKAKTYVHQAIYQGIDVKTGKGHGPLNHFFDPKKLVKKKNFS; this is encoded by the coding sequence ATGGACAACTTCAGCTACCCGATTGTACTTAGCATAGCCGGATCTGACAGTGGTGGTGGAGCGGGTATACAGGCCGACATAAAAACGATAAGTGCGTTAGGCTGTTTTGCTACCACTGCCATTACAGCTGTTACTGTACAGAATACACTGGGCCTAAGCGCAATCCATCCCATTCCGGTTGATTTTGTGAAGGCACAAATCAAAGCTGTGATGGATGATCTCCGTCCATCGGCCATTAAAATTGGCATGGTACATAGCGCGGAACTGGCCATCGGCATTGCCGAAGCCTTAAATGAATATCAACATGTGCCAGTGGTATTTGACCCGGTGATGGTGGCGAGCAGTGGTGATAGCTTAGTTGAAAGTGGCACGATAGCCACATTTAAACACTATTTATTTCCTTTGACCCAGCTGCTTACGCCAAATTTAGATGAGGCTGCCCTTCTAGCCCAAATGGATATTGAGCATGTGGAAGACATGAAAAATGCAGCTGTTAAGATTTTAATGTCTGGTGTTAATGCTGTACTCATCAAAGGTGGACATTTAAAAGGTTCTGAGTTGATTGATATTTACAGAGATAAAGATGGCAATGAAAGAACGTTTAGCTCAACAGCAATCGAGAGCCTTAATACTCACGGCACAGGATGCAGTTTGTCTTCCGCAATAGCCTCTTACGTTGCTTTGGGACATGATATGGAAGCAGCCATTGCCAAGGCGAAGACTTATGTTCACCAGGCAATTTATCAGGGCATTGATGTCAAAACAGGAAAGGGACATGGCCCACTGAACCACTTCTTTGACCCAAAAAAATTAGTTAAAAAAAAGAATTTTTCCTGA
- the moeB gene encoding HesA/MoeB/ThiF family protein, whose translation MLIEEELKRYSRQIILPEIGISGQEKLKNAKVLMIGAGGLGCPVLQYLAAAGLGELGIVDDDVVDISNLHRQILYNGNDIGLSKAVVAREKLRLLNPNILITAYAVRITDENAGSILKGYDLVIDGTDNFETRYLVNDTCVSLKKPLVFGSIFKFEGHVSVFNLENGPNYRDFFPEAPPADEVPNCGEIGVLGVLPGIIGTYMANEAIKVICGIGETLSGKLLTIDALNNSTNIFKISKEVKPSTPVLPPPIKEMSMDELQILLVERPNETYLVDVREAYEFEEYNIGGTNISLYELTDHLKALPQDKKLVFCCQTGHRSIMAIRLLEPLFKGEMYSLKNGLN comes from the coding sequence ATGTTAATTGAGGAAGAATTAAAGCGTTACAGCAGGCAGATTATCCTGCCGGAGATTGGCATCAGCGGACAAGAAAAATTAAAGAATGCCAAAGTACTGATGATTGGTGCTGGTGGTCTGGGCTGTCCGGTTTTACAATACCTGGCAGCTGCCGGGCTTGGTGAGCTCGGCATTGTAGATGATGATGTTGTAGACATCAGCAACTTGCACCGGCAAATTCTTTACAATGGGAATGACATTGGACTATCGAAAGCAGTGGTAGCCAGGGAAAAACTTCGACTGCTTAATCCGAATATTTTAATTACGGCCTATGCTGTACGTATTACGGATGAAAATGCAGGAAGTATTTTGAAGGGCTATGATCTGGTTATAGATGGCACTGACAATTTTGAAACGCGCTATCTGGTGAACGATACCTGCGTATCCTTAAAAAAACCGCTCGTATTTGGCTCGATATTTAAGTTTGAAGGTCATGTATCCGTTTTTAATCTGGAGAATGGGCCCAATTATAGAGACTTTTTCCCGGAAGCACCGCCAGCTGATGAAGTACCCAATTGCGGGGAGATTGGTGTATTGGGAGTTCTGCCAGGTATTATAGGGACTTATATGGCTAATGAGGCCATTAAGGTGATTTGCGGTATCGGCGAAACGCTATCAGGTAAGTTATTGACCATAGACGCACTAAACAATTCTACAAATATTTTCAAGATCAGTAAAGAGGTAAAGCCAAGCACTCCCGTTTTGCCCCCTCCTATTAAAGAGATGAGCATGGACGAACTTCAAATATTATTAGTTGAACGGCCAAATGAGACCTATCTTGTTGATGTACGTGAAGCCTATGAATTTGAAGAGTATAATATCGGTGGCACGAATATCTCATTGTATGAACTAACTGACCACCTTAAAGCATTGCCACAAGATAAAAAACTGGTGTTCTGTTGCCAGACAGGCCACCGCAGTATAATGGCGATAAGGCTTTTGGAGCCTTTGTTTAAAGGAGAAATGTACAGTTTAAAAAACGGATTGAACTAA
- the thiH gene encoding 2-iminoacetate synthase ThiH: MNSFKDLFETYNWDQTKASIYAKTTEDVERALASGNRTLEDFKALVSPAASGYLEQMAAISQQLTMKRFGKVIQMYIPLYLSNECKNICTYCGFSFDNKVKRKTLSPMEIMQEVAVIKEMGYDHVLLVTGEDNETVNVDYFKKVIELIRPHFAHISIEVQPLDVADYQQLTPYGLNTVLVYQETYHKDDYKKHHPKGKKSNFQYRIETPDRLGQAGVHKMGLGVLIGLEDWRTDCFFTALHLNYLERNYWQTKYSLSFPRLRPFSGGLTPKVEMSDRELVQLICAYRIFNQEVELSISTRESENFRNHIIKLGITNISAASKTNPGGYAVEPESLEQFEISDERSPQQIAQLIRSQGYEPVWKDWDNCLAQ, encoded by the coding sequence ATGAATAGTTTTAAAGACCTTTTTGAAACCTATAACTGGGACCAGACCAAAGCGAGCATTTATGCCAAAACTACTGAGGATGTAGAAAGGGCACTGGCCAGCGGCAACCGGACTTTAGAAGATTTTAAAGCCCTGGTGTCCCCTGCCGCCTCTGGATATCTTGAACAAATGGCGGCCATTAGTCAGCAATTAACGATGAAGCGCTTTGGCAAAGTGATACAGATGTATATTCCGCTTTACCTGTCTAACGAATGCAAAAACATTTGCACCTACTGTGGTTTTAGCTTTGACAACAAAGTGAAACGCAAAACACTCTCGCCTATGGAGATTATGCAGGAGGTTGCCGTTATTAAGGAGATGGGCTATGACCACGTACTTTTGGTAACCGGGGAGGATAACGAAACTGTAAATGTAGATTACTTTAAAAAGGTGATTGAATTGATCCGTCCGCATTTTGCGCACATTTCCATTGAAGTACAGCCACTTGATGTAGCAGATTATCAACAGTTAACACCTTATGGCTTAAATACGGTACTGGTTTATCAGGAAACTTATCATAAGGATGACTATAAAAAGCACCATCCTAAAGGAAAAAAATCGAACTTCCAATACCGCATTGAAACCCCCGACCGTCTGGGGCAGGCTGGAGTGCATAAAATGGGTTTGGGGGTATTGATTGGCCTTGAAGATTGGCGTACGGATTGTTTTTTTACGGCTTTGCACCTGAATTATCTGGAGAGAAATTACTGGCAAACAAAATATAGCCTTTCCTTTCCGCGTTTGAGGCCATTTAGCGGCGGACTAACGCCAAAAGTAGAAATGAGCGACCGTGAACTGGTACAATTGATTTGTGCCTACAGGATCTTTAACCAGGAGGTTGAACTCTCCATATCTACAAGAGAATCGGAAAATTTCAGGAACCACATCATTAAGCTGGGCATCACCAATATCAGCGCAGCTTCGAAGACGAATCCGGGAGGCTATGCAGTTGAACCCGAGTCGCTGGAACAGTTTGAGATCAGTGATGAACGCAGTCCCCAGCAGATTGCACAGCTCATCAGGTCACAGGGATATGAGCCCGTTTGGAAAGACTGGGACAATTGCTTAGCACAGTAG
- a CDS encoding thiazole synthase, translating into MLTIADKTFSSRLFTGTGKFSSSVLMEDALLASGSELVTVALKRVDLKHNDQDDLLMRLKYPHMNLLPNTSGVRNAKEAIFAAQLAREALETNWIKLEIHPDPKYLMPDAIETLNATEQLAKMGFIVLPYIHADPVLCKRLEDAGTSAVMPLGSPIGSNKGLKTIDFLEIIISQSKVPVIVDAGIGSPSDAAWAMEIGADAVLVNTAIAVSGNPVQMAEAFKLAVLAGRIAYEAKLALPVAHAMASSPLTSFLDE; encoded by the coding sequence ATGCTTACCATAGCCGATAAAACTTTTAGCTCACGTTTGTTTACCGGAACGGGAAAATTCAGTTCTTCTGTTTTAATGGAAGATGCACTTTTGGCTTCTGGATCTGAACTGGTAACTGTAGCCTTGAAACGCGTAGATCTTAAACACAACGATCAGGACGATCTGTTGATGCGACTTAAATACCCGCATATGAACCTTTTACCCAACACCTCTGGTGTACGCAATGCCAAAGAAGCTATTTTTGCCGCTCAGCTGGCGAGGGAGGCCCTGGAAACCAATTGGATAAAACTGGAAATCCATCCAGACCCTAAGTATTTAATGCCCGATGCTATAGAAACACTGAACGCCACGGAACAACTGGCTAAAATGGGTTTTATTGTATTGCCATACATCCACGCTGATCCGGTGCTTTGCAAACGGCTTGAAGATGCGGGAACCTCGGCAGTAATGCCATTAGGATCACCAATAGGCAGCAACAAAGGGTTAAAAACCATTGATTTTCTGGAGATCATCATTAGCCAAAGCAAAGTTCCGGTGATTGTTGACGCTGGAATTGGCTCGCCCTCTGATGCGGCCTGGGCCATGGAAATTGGGGCGGATGCAGTGCTGGTGAATACCGCCATTGCCGTATCTGGTAACCCAGTACAGATGGCTGAAGCATTTAAATTGGCGGTATTGGCCGGTAGAATTGCGTACGAAGCGAAACTTGCTTTGCCGGTAGCCCACGCGATGGCAAGCAGCCCCCTAACCTCTTTTTTAGATGAATAG
- a CDS encoding thiamine phosphate synthase, translating to MIIDKLHYISQQAEDGSHISAINEALKAGCKWIQLRIKNQPADVILEQAIAAKKLCLRYGAKLIVNDHPELALKAGADGVHLGLLDMPVAEAKRMIGHQKMIIGGTANTFQHILQRASEGVDYIGCGPYRFTTTKENLSPILGLEGLKAIVAAMHRANIRIPVIGIGGVLPEDISLLMAAGLHGVAMSGAITGSADIKTIVDDSYHTLNATLIIEPI from the coding sequence ATGATCATCGATAAACTACACTATATCTCACAGCAAGCTGAAGACGGATCGCACATTAGTGCCATCAATGAAGCTTTGAAGGCGGGTTGCAAATGGATCCAGCTTAGGATCAAAAACCAACCCGCGGATGTGATACTGGAACAGGCAATAGCCGCTAAAAAATTATGCCTGAGGTATGGCGCCAAATTGATTGTTAACGACCATCCTGAGCTAGCGTTAAAAGCCGGCGCTGATGGTGTTCATTTGGGTTTGCTGGATATGCCTGTTGCTGAAGCTAAGCGTATGATAGGTCATCAAAAAATGATAATAGGTGGAACAGCCAACACCTTTCAGCATATCCTGCAAAGGGCAAGTGAAGGGGTAGATTATATAGGCTGCGGCCCCTACCGCTTTACCACTACCAAAGAAAATCTGAGTCCCATTTTAGGACTGGAAGGACTTAAGGCCATAGTTGCCGCCATGCATAGGGCAAACATTCGTATTCCAGTTATCGGAATTGGCGGTGTATTACCAGAAGATATTTCCTTACTGATGGCTGCGGGCTTACACGGGGTAGCGATGTCTGGCGCCATTACCGGCTCAGCAGACATCAAAACTATAGTTGATGATAGCTATCATACGTTGAATGCAACCTTAATAATTGAACCTATTTAA
- a CDS encoding thiamine phosphate synthase, with amino-acid sequence MELIVISSPTAIADEGEHINTLFKAGLKCFHLRKPESDVQSVRQLLNEIDVQFHEWISLHQFHGLAADYGLKRLHFPEALRNALTEQEIQLKLKGGYILSTSVHDVSKLPSLLNFDYVFYGPVFNSISKTGYKSTVATDFKLEKVMAKPKVIAIGGVEVSKLKLIQKMGFDGAAVLGTLWKDPEKTLSNFNELKNNLPKHDHR; translated from the coding sequence ATGGAACTGATTGTCATTTCAAGCCCGACTGCGATTGCTGATGAGGGAGAGCACATCAATACCTTGTTTAAGGCGGGCTTGAAATGTTTTCATCTCCGTAAACCTGAAAGTGATGTACAATCGGTACGGCAACTCCTCAATGAGATTGATGTACAGTTTCATGAATGGATCTCGCTACATCAATTTCATGGGCTCGCCGCTGATTACGGTCTTAAAAGATTGCATTTTCCAGAGGCTTTGCGGAACGCCTTGACTGAACAGGAAATACAGTTAAAATTGAAGGGTGGTTATATATTAAGCACCTCAGTCCATGATGTTTCAAAATTGCCTTCATTGCTAAACTTTGACTACGTTTTTTATGGGCCGGTATTTAACAGCATCTCAAAAACAGGCTATAAAAGCACAGTAGCTACTGATTTTAAATTGGAAAAGGTCATGGCCAAACCTAAGGTAATTGCGATTGGTGGCGTTGAAGTTTCCAAATTAAAGCTGATCCAAAAAATGGGATTTGATGGAGCTGCAGTATTAGGAACGCTTTGGAAAGACCCGGAAAAAACGCTGTCAAATTTTAATGAACTAAAAAATAATCTACCCAAACATGATCATCGATAA
- the thiC gene encoding phosphomethylpyrimidine synthase ThiC, producing the protein MKTEKTPDGQVISRTPFPASRKVYVKGQIHNIEVAMREVSLSETKIHGGFGLTEPNAAVTIYDTSGPFTDPNIEIDVKKGLPRLREQWINDRNDVLQLEGISSDYGNLRAQDEKLNTLRFAHINKPYRAKPGMNVSQMHYARKGIITPEMEYIAIRENQRIDLLKEQLEGQYEVMAHQHPGHSFGANTPKGYITAEFVREEVACGRAVIPSNINHPESEPMIIGRNFLVKINANIGNSAVTSSIEEEVEKTVWACRWGADTIMDLSTGKNIHETREWVIRNSPVPIGTVPIYQALEKVNGKAEDLTWELFRDTLIEQAEQGVDYFTIHAGVLLRYVPLTAKRITGIVSRGGSIMAKWCLAHHKENFLYTHFEEICEIMKAYDVAFSLGDGLRPGCIADANDAAQFGELETLGELTKIAWKHDVQTIIEGPGHIPMHMIKENMDKQLAHCGEAPFYTLGPLTTDIAPGYDHITSAIGAAMIGWFGTAMLCYVTPKEHLGLPNKKDVKDGVITYKIAAHAADLAKGHPGAQYRDNALSKARFEFRWEDQFNLSLDPDTAREFHDETLPADGAKIAHFCSMCGPNFCSMKITQDVREYAKHNGMGETDAISKGMEEKSREFLQKGSEIYL; encoded by the coding sequence ATGAAAACAGAAAAAACTCCAGATGGACAAGTCATTAGCCGTACCCCTTTTCCGGCATCACGTAAAGTTTATGTAAAAGGGCAAATTCATAACATTGAAGTTGCCATGCGGGAAGTGAGCCTGAGCGAAACTAAGATACATGGAGGCTTTGGCCTAACTGAACCCAATGCAGCGGTAACCATTTACGACACCAGTGGCCCCTTTACCGACCCCAACATTGAAATAGATGTTAAAAAGGGCCTGCCTAGATTACGGGAACAATGGATAAATGACCGCAATGATGTGCTGCAGCTGGAAGGAATTAGCTCCGACTACGGAAATCTGCGGGCCCAGGATGAAAAGTTGAATACTTTGAGGTTTGCCCACATCAACAAACCCTACAGGGCTAAACCGGGCATGAACGTATCGCAAATGCACTATGCCCGAAAAGGGATCATTACACCGGAAATGGAATACATTGCCATCCGCGAAAACCAGCGCATTGACTTGCTAAAAGAACAATTGGAAGGGCAATATGAGGTGATGGCGCATCAGCATCCAGGACATAGTTTTGGGGCCAACACACCCAAAGGATACATTACCGCAGAATTTGTACGCGAGGAAGTAGCCTGCGGACGGGCGGTCATTCCATCAAACATTAACCACCCGGAAAGTGAACCGATGATTATTGGACGCAATTTTCTGGTTAAGATCAACGCTAATATTGGCAACTCTGCCGTTACCTCCAGTATTGAAGAAGAGGTAGAAAAAACGGTATGGGCCTGTCGTTGGGGTGCAGATACCATAATGGACCTGTCTACAGGCAAAAACATACACGAAACCCGTGAATGGGTGATCCGCAATTCGCCTGTGCCGATTGGTACGGTACCCATTTATCAGGCCCTGGAAAAAGTAAACGGTAAGGCAGAAGATCTTACCTGGGAACTTTTTAGGGATACACTGATAGAGCAGGCTGAACAAGGGGTAGATTATTTTACCATCCATGCGGGCGTACTGTTGCGTTATGTCCCCCTAACCGCCAAACGCATTACAGGTATTGTATCTCGCGGTGGTTCTATTATGGCCAAGTGGTGTTTGGCGCACCATAAAGAGAATTTTTTATATACCCATTTTGAAGAAATTTGCGAAATCATGAAAGCCTATGATGTGGCATTTTCTTTAGGGGATGGATTGAGACCCGGTTGTATTGCAGATGCAAACGATGCAGCGCAATTTGGCGAACTGGAAACGCTGGGCGAGCTGACAAAAATTGCCTGGAAGCACGATGTGCAGACCATTATTGAAGGGCCAGGCCATATCCCCATGCACATGATTAAAGAAAATATGGACAAGCAGCTGGCACACTGTGGTGAAGCTCCATTTTACACCCTTGGGCCATTAACTACAGATATTGCACCTGGGTACGATCACATTACCTCTGCCATTGGTGCTGCCATGATTGGCTGGTTTGGTACAGCCATGCTTTGCTACGTAACGCCTAAAGAGCACCTTGGTTTGCCCAATAAAAAGGACGTGAAAGATGGTGTAATTACCTATAAAATTGCCGCACATGCCGCAGATTTGGCAAAAGGCCATCCTGGTGCGCAATACCGCGATAACGCCTTGAGCAAGGCACGTTTTGAGTTCAGGTGGGAAGACCAGTTTAACCTGTCACTTGATCCGGATACAGCCAGGGAATTTCATGATGAAACCTTACCTGCCGATGGCGCCAAGATTGCACACTTTTGTTCGATGTGCGGGCCTAATTTCTGCTCGATGAAGATTACCCAGGACGTACGCGAATATGCAAAGCACAACGGTATGGGCGAAACTGACGCAATATCTAAGGGCATGGAAGAAAAATCTAGGGAGTTTTTACAAAAAGGTAGCGAGATTTATTTATAG
- the thiS gene encoding sulfur carrier protein ThiS, producing the protein MEITVNQQVYSVPESCVLQHVLDGVLALPLKGIAIAVNQEIISRQNWESHVLQHLDNLTIIKATQGG; encoded by the coding sequence ATGGAGATTACCGTAAATCAACAAGTTTATTCAGTTCCGGAATCATGTGTTTTACAACACGTACTGGACGGCGTTCTTGCGCTGCCTTTAAAAGGTATTGCCATAGCAGTTAACCAGGAAATCATTTCCAGGCAAAATTGGGAAAGCCATGTACTCCAACATCTGGATAACCTCACGATCATCAAAGCAACCCAAGGCGGATAA
- a CDS encoding WG repeat-containing protein: MSKKLNAVKLSSLGSVLLLFIASCSTPSLEDVKTKDEYIKRISALSENELQKTLKTDLDSLNSLKEEIDGFNIYIGFGMSMGNGSGKKDELKSDSVFKINTDFNGIRKGVAEYTQNLIFTQKPELPYSSFEVYPNGESANVSKDDLSISLKKLYVKGQAYPEDKIGMKRVDSMTVDFSYEYPKSVKTFKFNPKDKKAIRYQNKAISIYSAEGEELEFDVPLSLYSDILAYQALNADGVLMNSNSSSAIPLTTINPGIKKDFAEALVVLKAASKMTDKDAIVKELGKIPAELFPKIAQYRSFNAKLAALDKNEHLKGFEAIKQMKEIIAGDKELFGLEMQRISLKFPDQVRELVLYLAEDREKITGSAVALANAYSTSYGTYLDRKADKYGIVDSNFNIVIPASEPDLAATDNTGHYYKSSKADQVFHLDAKNRKLIPIKKGYSFIKDLSDKMTVFMDSNKYVGVLENDEKEVIPFEYDEIEKVGNVLLLTKSKRGRKKREIRSLDNKLITELKGLSTKSYPEYGVIIIEDELEKLGMIDKNGKMVVKPIYNELVPVDQQPLLVYADDSQRYLSGILKGDGTKLTPPIFGHIDDFKDGMAVYRPAQEEAGKSYGYLNKAGQPVLSKYTVAYGFEAGYALVFDNDVFSIIDTSGKKVRQIPYKVLGDPTISLSGKQTIYEIDGKKYNYIGQPIN, from the coding sequence ATGAGTAAAAAATTAAACGCCGTCAAATTATCATCCTTAGGTTCAGTCCTACTTTTGTTTATCGCTTCATGCTCTACACCCTCACTCGAAGACGTAAAAACCAAGGATGAGTACATCAAAAGAATATCAGCACTGTCTGAAAATGAGCTCCAGAAAACCTTAAAGACTGATCTGGACAGCCTCAATTCCTTAAAAGAAGAAATAGATGGATTTAACATCTATATCGGATTTGGAATGTCTATGGGAAATGGAAGCGGTAAAAAAGACGAGCTGAAGTCAGATTCTGTATTCAAAATCAATACGGATTTCAATGGAATAAGAAAAGGCGTAGCCGAGTACACACAAAATTTAATTTTTACCCAGAAACCTGAATTGCCCTACTCCTCTTTTGAGGTTTATCCTAATGGAGAATCGGCTAATGTATCCAAAGACGATCTCAGCATCAGCTTAAAAAAATTATATGTTAAAGGGCAGGCCTACCCTGAAGATAAAATTGGTATGAAACGGGTAGACAGCATGACCGTAGATTTTAGTTATGAGTATCCAAAAAGCGTTAAGACCTTTAAATTTAACCCTAAGGACAAGAAGGCAATCCGTTATCAAAACAAGGCAATTTCGATCTATTCTGCCGAAGGGGAAGAACTTGAATTTGATGTCCCACTAAGTTTATACAGTGATATTTTAGCTTACCAGGCCTTAAATGCCGATGGGGTTTTGATGAACTCAAACAGTAGTTCTGCGATACCGTTGACGACCATTAATCCAGGCATTAAAAAAGATTTTGCTGAGGCGTTAGTTGTACTTAAAGCCGCTTCAAAAATGACGGATAAAGATGCAATTGTAAAAGAATTAGGCAAAATACCTGCTGAGTTGTTCCCTAAAATTGCCCAGTACCGCTCATTTAATGCTAAGCTGGCGGCGCTGGATAAAAACGAGCACTTAAAGGGTTTTGAGGCGATAAAGCAGATGAAAGAAATTATTGCGGGCGATAAAGAGTTGTTTGGCCTGGAAATGCAAAGAATCAGTTTAAAATTTCCTGATCAGGTTAGGGAGCTGGTACTCTACCTTGCCGAGGATAGAGAAAAAATAACGGGTTCTGCAGTAGCACTGGCAAATGCGTATAGTACGAGCTACGGCACCTACCTGGACAGGAAGGCAGACAAATACGGTATTGTAGACAGTAACTTTAACATAGTTATTCCTGCTTCGGAGCCGGATTTAGCAGCAACCGATAATACTGGTCATTATTATAAGTCTTCTAAAGCAGATCAGGTATTTCACCTCGATGCTAAAAACAGAAAATTGATTCCAATCAAAAAAGGATATTCCTTTATAAAAGATCTTTCTGATAAAATGACGGTCTTTATGGACTCCAACAAGTATGTAGGCGTATTAGAAAACGATGAAAAGGAGGTAATTCCTTTTGAATACGATGAGATAGAAAAAGTTGGAAATGTATTGCTGCTCACAAAGTCAAAAAGAGGCCGGAAAAAGCGTGAGATCAGGTCGCTGGATAATAAATTGATTACTGAATTGAAGGGGCTATCGACAAAATCTTATCCGGAATATGGGGTGATTATCATTGAAGATGAACTGGAGAAGTTGGGAATGATTGATAAGAACGGAAAGATGGTGGTTAAACCCATTTATAACGAGTTGGTTCCGGTAGATCAGCAACCCCTACTCGTTTATGCTGATGATTCTCAAAGATATTTATCAGGTATATTAAAAGGTGATGGCACCAAATTGACACCCCCTATATTTGGTCATATAGATGATTTTAAGGACGGAATGGCTGTGTATAGGCCCGCTCAGGAAGAAGCAGGCAAATCCTATGGTTACCTTAATAAAGCTGGGCAACCTGTGCTCTCCAAATATACTGTTGCCTATGGATTTGAAGCAGGTTACGCCTTAGTTTTTGACAATGACGTATTTAGCATTATAGACACTTCAGGTAAAAAAGTTCGCCAGATTCCATATAAAGTGCTTGGTGATCCAACGATCTCGCTGAGCGGTAAGCAAACCATCTATGAAATAGACGGAAAAAAATACAATTACATTGGTCAGCCGATTAACTAG